A genomic window from Salinicoccus sp. RF5 includes:
- a CDS encoding homocysteine S-methyltransferase family protein has product MKRSLEERLEDGPVIAGEGYLFELERRGYLQAGSFVPEVALDNPEALKQTYRDYMNAGSDVVLAFTYNAHREKMRIIGKEELLEPLNRNAIRLAKEVAKEHPTEESLVAGNISNTNIFDPDNPESKDQVRQMFREMVQWCKEEEVDYINGETFYYHEEAVIALEEIQRHGIPAVITMGLMGENILRDGFTVEESCRILSEKGALVVGMNCFRGPDTMQPYLEKIRASVDGYVGGLPIPYRTTEEHPTFFNLPDGGCSCHLPLETTFPTSLDPLYHNRYELAEWAKSAKDIGVNYIGLCCGASPAMLRSVAEAVGVETVNSKYSPNMEKHFLFGKDESLQAHNVSYRSKA; this is encoded by the coding sequence ATGAAACGCAGTTTGGAAGAAAGACTCGAGGACGGTCCCGTCATCGCGGGAGAAGGATATCTATTCGAATTGGAACGCAGAGGGTATCTGCAGGCAGGCTCATTCGTACCCGAAGTGGCATTGGATAATCCGGAGGCGCTCAAGCAGACATACCGCGACTACATGAATGCAGGTTCCGATGTCGTCCTGGCCTTCACATATAACGCCCACAGGGAGAAGATGCGGATCATCGGCAAGGAGGAGCTGCTGGAACCTCTGAATAGAAATGCGATCCGGCTGGCAAAAGAAGTGGCAAAGGAGCATCCGACAGAAGAGTCACTGGTAGCAGGCAACATCTCCAATACGAACATCTTTGATCCGGACAACCCTGAATCAAAAGATCAGGTGAGGCAGATGTTCAGGGAGATGGTCCAGTGGTGCAAGGAGGAGGAAGTGGACTACATTAATGGAGAGACATTCTATTATCATGAGGAAGCAGTGATCGCTCTCGAAGAAATCCAAAGACACGGCATACCGGCTGTCATCACGATGGGATTGATGGGAGAGAATATATTGAGGGATGGCTTTACGGTAGAGGAGTCCTGCAGGATACTATCCGAAAAAGGTGCGTTGGTGGTAGGGATGAACTGCTTCCGCGGGCCTGATACCATGCAGCCCTATCTCGAGAAGATACGTGCATCAGTCGATGGCTACGTGGGGGGCCTGCCGATCCCTTACCGGACTACAGAGGAACATCCGACCTTCTTTAATCTGCCTGACGGCGGATGCAGCTGCCACCTGCCGCTCGAGACGACATTCCCGACTTCACTCGACCCGCTCTACCATAACCGATATGAGCTGGCCGAATGGGCAAAGAGCGCCAAGGATATAGGCGTCAACTACATTGGATTGTGCTGCGGGGCCTCTCCCGCCATGCTCCGCTCCGTTGCGGAAGCCGTCGGTGTAGAAACCGTCAACTCCAAGTATTCCCCCAATATGGAAAAGCATTTTCTTTTCGGCAAGGATGAATCACTCCAGGCGCACAATGTCAGTTATCGTTCCAAGGCATAG
- a CDS encoding transcriptional regulator: MEESKKILEGFIPVAKSNAKMFGPNCEVVIHDLTHPQNSVMFTVNNHVTGREVGQSFDHLVKTVLQDEDFKEDHLSGYTFTTEDGRLIRSSTSLIRDSERKVIGAYCVNFDVDALNRMQQFMDDFLPAQADAQVEKDEADEDLENVEEIVDQLIQQIIKTSVHPAMKRHEKVELIRFMEEKGIFLMKGSVEKVASLLGISKVTVYSYLDEIKNK, encoded by the coding sequence ATGGAAGAATCGAAGAAAATTTTAGAGGGGTTCATCCCGGTTGCGAAATCCAACGCAAAGATGTTCGGGCCGAACTGTGAGGTCGTCATCCATGATTTGACGCACCCGCAGAATTCAGTGATGTTCACCGTCAATAATCACGTGACGGGCAGGGAGGTCGGCCAATCTTTTGATCATTTGGTCAAGACGGTACTGCAGGATGAAGACTTCAAGGAGGACCACCTGTCGGGCTATACATTCACGACCGAAGATGGACGGCTGATCCGTTCCTCGACTTCTTTGATACGTGATTCCGAGAGAAAGGTCATCGGTGCCTATTGTGTGAACTTTGATGTCGACGCACTGAACCGGATGCAGCAGTTCATGGATGACTTCCTGCCGGCACAGGCTGACGCGCAGGTGGAAAAAGACGAGGCGGATGAGGACCTTGAAAATGTCGAGGAGATAGTCGACCAGCTAATCCAGCAGATCATTAAAACCAGTGTGCATCCGGCAATGAAGCGCCATGAGAAAGTCGAATTGATACGGTTCATGGAAGAAAAGGGCATCTTCCTGATGAAAGGTTCGGTTGAGAAGGTTGCTTCTCTGCTGGGCATCTCCAAAGTGACCGTCTACAGTTATCTGGATGAAATCAAAAATAAATGA
- a CDS encoding RidA family protein, protein MKQIFEVGNLKSNGHYALATIHGDTVYISGQFAVDPETREKKLGPIEEETLQALKNVEAIVEAAGSTKEQIVRMNLYIPDVKLWDKVDGVYKEFFGGHKPARTVIPTNELHFGFKIEVDAIAYI, encoded by the coding sequence ATGAAGCAGATCTTTGAAGTGGGAAATTTAAAATCAAATGGACATTATGCCTTGGCGACCATACATGGAGATACCGTGTATATATCCGGACAATTCGCGGTTGACCCGGAAACCCGGGAAAAGAAGTTAGGACCGATTGAAGAGGAGACACTGCAGGCACTCAAGAATGTGGAGGCCATTGTGGAAGCGGCCGGCAGCACGAAAGAGCAGATTGTGCGCATGAATCTGTATATCCCGGATGTAAAGCTGTGGGATAAGGTGGACGGCGTCTACAAGGAATTCTTCGGCGGGCACAAACCTGCCCGTACCGTGATACCGACGAACGAACTTCATTTTGGCTTCAAAATTGAAGTGGATGCCATCGCATATATCTAA